From one Fusobacterium mortiferum ATCC 9817 genomic stretch:
- a CDS encoding glycosyltransferase family 4 protein, with product MKKIKVMHIISHLENSGPVNIVFGILKNIDYSKFEIFILTLSDEKENSRIEEFKALPIKIYQTNISNKNIILGKLKQVKKIIKEEKIEIVHSHCIASTIVVSKISNVYKISTIHCDFKTDLYFRFKFKGIIYSYLYKFFLKKMNLNISCGEGVSKLNQIHSGIKSISIMNGIEEEKINLENILESKAQIREKLKIPQDKKIFITVSSIDERKNILFLAKVFKEELKDYIFIIIGEGNKRGELEDFIRGVKNIYYYGKKNLNEVQYHLKASDFYISASKSEGIPNSVLEALQFELPVVLSDIEAHKEINSLGKIGIIFKNNDNKDLKDKIEEIVKNIPSNIEIKKIKNIISAKRMSREYMGIYFRREKNEYL from the coding sequence GTGAAAAAAATAAAAGTAATGCATATAATTTCACATTTAGAGAATAGTGGTCCAGTTAATATAGTGTTTGGGATTTTAAAAAATATCGATTATTCAAAATTTGAAATTTTTATATTGACTCTATCTGATGAAAAAGAAAATTCGAGAATAGAAGAATTTAAAGCTCTCCCAATAAAAATATATCAAACAAATATTTCTAATAAAAATATTATATTAGGGAAATTAAAACAAGTAAAAAAAATTATAAAAGAAGAAAAAATAGAAATAGTTCATTCTCATTGTATAGCAAGTACAATAGTAGTTTCTAAAATTTCTAATGTATATAAAATAAGTACTATTCATTGTGATTTTAAAACTGATTTATATTTTAGATTTAAATTTAAAGGAATTATTTATAGTTATTTATATAAGTTTTTTTTAAAAAAAATGAATTTAAATATAAGCTGTGGAGAAGGAGTCTCTAAGTTAAATCAAATACATTCTGGAATAAAAAGTATTTCAATTATGAATGGAATAGAGGAAGAAAAAATAAATTTAGAAAATATATTAGAAAGTAAAGCACAGATAAGAGAAAAATTAAAAATACCTCAAGATAAGAAAATTTTTATAACTGTAAGTTCAATTGATGAAAGAAAAAATATATTATTTTTAGCTAAAGTATTTAAAGAAGAATTAAAAGATTATATTTTTATAATAATAGGAGAGGGAAATAAAAGAGGAGAATTAGAAGATTTTATAAGAGGAGTGAAAAATATATATTATTATGGTAAGAAAAATTTGAATGAAGTACAATATCATCTAAAAGCTAGTGATTTCTATATTTCAGCTTCTAAAAGTGAAGGAATACCAAATTCTGTGCTAGAAGCTTTACAATTTGAATTACCTGTAGTGTTATCTGATATAGAAGCTCATAAAGAAATTAATAGTTTAGGGAAAATAGGCATTATTTTTAAAAATAATGACAATAAGGATTTAAAGGATAAGATTGAAGAAATAGTAAAAAATATACCATCAAATATAGAAATAAAAAAAATAAAAAATATAATTTCGGCTAAAAGAATGAGTAGAGAGTATATGGGGATATATTTTAGAAGGGAAAAAAATGAATATCTATAG